From a region of the Pukyongiella litopenaei genome:
- a CDS encoding alpha/beta fold hydrolase translates to MSVEPITGRYLTVDIEGRTQRIYFEEAGQGRPVLCMHTAGADTRQWRHLMNDAGITGGNRLIAFDMPWHGKSLPPEGFETEEYLLTTETYIATVLAVIEGLGLDRPVLAGCSMGGRIALQLAALHGDRFAGFIAIEASDFQPAWYDIDWFHRPDAHGGEMGAALVSANISPHAPEAERWNTQWMFMASGPGVFRGDLGFYTRDDSLIGRLGQIDTKATPVHIMVGAYDLTCTPEDAQRTADAIPGATIAVMDELGHFPMSEHPEGFRPFFLDALARMRAGQEVAA, encoded by the coding sequence ATGAGCGTGGAACCGATCACCGGGCGCTACCTGACGGTCGATATCGAAGGCCGCACGCAGCGCATCTATTTTGAGGAAGCGGGCCAGGGCCGGCCGGTTCTGTGCATGCACACCGCCGGGGCCGACACCCGGCAATGGCGGCACCTGATGAACGATGCCGGGATCACCGGCGGCAACAGGCTCATTGCCTTTGACATGCCCTGGCACGGCAAGTCGCTGCCGCCCGAGGGCTTCGAGACCGAGGAATACCTGCTGACCACCGAAACCTATATCGCCACGGTGCTGGCGGTGATCGAGGGGCTGGGGCTGGACCGGCCGGTGCTGGCGGGCTGCTCGATGGGCGGGCGGATCGCGTTGCAGCTGGCGGCGCTGCATGGCGACCGCTTTGCCGGTTTCATCGCCATCGAGGCATCCGATTTCCAACCTGCATGGTATGACATCGACTGGTTCCACCGCCCCGACGCCCATGGCGGCGAAATGGGCGCGGCGCTGGTTTCGGCCAATATCTCGCCCCATGCGCCCGAGGCCGAACGCTGGAACACGCAGTGGATGTTCATGGCCAGCGGGCCGGGCGTGTTCCGGGGCGATCTGGGTTTCTACACCCGCGACGACAGCCTGATCGGGCGGCTGGGCCAAATCGACACCAAGGCAACGCCGGTGCATATCATGGTCGGCGCCTATGACCTGACCTGCACGCCCGAGGATGCCCAGCGCACCGCCGACGCGATCCCCGGCGCGACGATCGCGGTGATGGACGAACTGGGCCATTTCCCGATGAGCGAACACCCCGAGGGGTTCCGGCCCTTCTTTCTCGACGCGCTGGCGCGGATGCGCGCGGGCCAGGAGGTGGCGGCGTGA
- a CDS encoding 3-keto-5-aminohexanoate cleavage protein, whose translation MTTPCIVCVAITGSLPQKSDNPAVPVSIAEQVESTHAAFEAGASIVHAHVRNDDGSPSSDPDRFARLKEGLDRHCPGMIIQFSTGGRSGAGKARGAMLPLRPDMASLSVGSNNFPTRVYENPPDLVDWLAAEMLAHDIKPEIEAFDLSHILQAHAMWQRGQIRDLPYVQFVMGVKNAMPADRAVFDCYIRTVHRLFGPDAPWCAAGIGRHQAELNDWAIAAGGHARTGLEDNIRLSRDRLAPSNAALVTRTVEICAKHGREVASPAEARRILGLRQGAAVPA comes from the coding sequence GTGACCACCCCTTGCATCGTCTGCGTCGCCATCACCGGCAGCCTGCCGCAGAAATCCGACAACCCGGCGGTGCCGGTCAGCATCGCCGAACAGGTGGAAAGCACCCATGCAGCGTTCGAGGCCGGGGCCAGCATCGTGCATGCGCATGTGCGCAACGACGATGGCAGCCCCAGTTCCGACCCGGACCGGTTCGCCCGGCTCAAGGAGGGGCTGGACCGCCATTGCCCCGGCATGATCATCCAGTTTTCCACCGGCGGACGTTCCGGCGCGGGCAAGGCGCGCGGCGCGATGCTGCCGCTGCGGCCCGACATGGCATCACTGTCGGTCGGGTCGAACAATTTTCCGACACGGGTCTATGAAAACCCGCCCGACCTGGTCGATTGGCTGGCGGCAGAGATGCTGGCCCATGACATCAAGCCCGAGATCGAGGCCTTCGACCTGTCGCATATCCTGCAGGCCCATGCGATGTGGCAGCGCGGCCAGATCCGCGATCTGCCCTATGTGCAATTCGTCATGGGGGTGAAAAACGCCATGCCCGCCGATCGCGCCGTGTTCGATTGCTATATACGCACCGTGCATCGGCTGTTCGGGCCGGATGCGCCCTGGTGCGCGGCCGGTATCGGGCGGCACCAGGCCGAACTGAACGACTGGGCGATTGCCGCCGGCGGCCATGCCCGCACCGGGCTCGAGGACAATATCCGCCTCAGCCGCGACCGGCTGGCGCCATCCAATGCCGCGCTGGTCACGCGCACGGTCGAGATCTGCGCGAAACATGGCCGCGAGGTGGCCAGCCCGGCCGAGGCGCGGCGCATCCTCGGGCTGCGTCAGGGCGCGGCGGTCCCGGCCTGA
- a CDS encoding LysR substrate-binding domain-containing protein: MDFKRLTYFVAVAEELHFGRAAVRLDIAQPPLSRQIAHLEAELGVQLFDRSRSQIKRTQAGDALLERARDILERVDRTAREVRRIGEGAAGRLRVAFIGSASHGVLPELIRTFRAEYPDVELALSAMNNAQLKTALIERQIDVAFARPALDDDEIRCEKIHREPLILALPAESELAGRDRLVLAELKRETFVLYPRRPRPSFADGILDICKKEGFIPDSEVLAQDYQTAIALVSVGVGVSVVPQSVSQSARHGVVFRPYDGYNPGTAISLAVRRDNQSVHTNQFVTIAQRFARRVRAAQDQAGTAAP, from the coding sequence ATGGATTTCAAGCGCCTGACCTATTTCGTCGCGGTGGCCGAGGAACTGCATTTCGGTCGCGCGGCGGTGCGGCTCGACATCGCGCAGCCGCCGCTGAGCCGCCAGATCGCCCATCTCGAGGCCGAACTCGGCGTGCAGCTGTTCGACCGCTCGCGCAGCCAGATCAAGCGCACCCAGGCCGGCGATGCCCTGCTGGAACGCGCGCGCGACATTCTCGAACGGGTCGACCGCACCGCGCGCGAGGTCCGGCGCATCGGCGAAGGTGCCGCCGGGCGGCTGCGCGTCGCCTTCATCGGCTCGGCCAGCCATGGGGTCCTGCCGGAACTGATCCGCACCTTTCGCGCCGAGTATCCGGATGTGGAACTGGCGCTGTCGGCGATGAACAACGCCCAGCTCAAGACCGCGCTGATCGAACGCCAGATCGACGTGGCCTTTGCCCGCCCGGCGCTGGACGATGACGAAATCCGCTGCGAGAAGATCCACCGGGAACCGCTGATCCTGGCGCTGCCGGCGGAATCCGAACTGGCCGGCCGCGACCGGCTGGTGCTGGCCGAGCTGAAGCGCGAAACCTTCGTGCTCTATCCCCGCCGGCCGCGGCCCAGCTTTGCCGACGGGATTCTCGACATCTGCAAGAAAGAGGGCTTCATCCCCGACTCAGAGGTTCTGGCGCAGGATTACCAGACCGCGATCGCGCTGGTTTCGGTGGGGGTTGGGGTTTCGGTGGTGCCGCAATCGGTGTCGCAATCGGCCCGCCACGGGGTCGTGTTCCGGCCCTATGACGGCTACAACCCCGGCACCGCGATTTCGCTGGCGGTGCGGCGCGACAATCAGAGCGTGCACACCAACCAATTCGTCACCATCGCGCAGCGCTTTGCGCGCAGGGTCCGGGCGGCGCAGGATCAGGCCGGGACCGCCGCGCCCTGA
- a CDS encoding muconate/chloromuconate family cycloisomerase produces the protein MTQPAVDLAPDFARLRDPDRDTAIREITTTIVALPSIRRHRLSNTEMSTREFVLVRVRLENGVEGIGEAAVLGGPRWAEESVESIKAVIDRYLAPGLIGCPAAQWAGIAARMGRAAIRNNAAKGALETAILDALTRTLELPLAALFGGALRDRVPVLWALASGDAEQELEEARAKLDRREHRDFKIKLGFATPEEDIARLTRLREGLPGMARLIVDANQGWSEADCRRHLPALRDLGVSLIEQPLPGDDYEGMARVAAQSPIPLMVDEAAFTHREIARAGAMGCGSVYSLKLVKSGGLMALAEAARVAEAAGMELYGGCLLEGSIGAAAHLAVFASLPRLPWGCEHFGPRMHRREIVRDPLLIEDFHLHLPTGPGLGVELDEDALAEFARSD, from the coding sequence ATGACCCAGCCCGCCGTCGATCTGGCCCCCGATTTCGCGCGTCTCCGCGACCCGGACCGGGATACCGCGATCCGCGAGATCACCACCACGATCGTTGCCCTGCCCAGCATCCGCCGCCACCGGCTGTCCAACACCGAGATGAGCACCCGCGAATTCGTGCTGGTCCGGGTGCGGCTGGAAAACGGGGTCGAGGGCATCGGCGAGGCGGCGGTGCTGGGCGGTCCGCGCTGGGCCGAGGAATCGGTGGAATCGATCAAGGCGGTGATCGACCGTTACCTCGCCCCCGGCCTGATCGGCTGCCCGGCGGCGCAATGGGCCGGGATCGCGGCGCGGATGGGTCGCGCGGCGATCCGCAACAATGCCGCCAAGGGGGCGCTCGAAACCGCCATTCTCGACGCGCTGACCCGCACGCTCGAATTGCCATTGGCGGCGCTGTTCGGCGGTGCCTTGCGCGACCGCGTGCCGGTGCTCTGGGCGCTGGCCTCGGGCGATGCGGAACAGGAACTGGAAGAGGCGCGGGCCAAGCTCGACCGCCGGGAACACCGCGATTTCAAGATCAAGCTGGGCTTTGCCACGCCCGAAGAGGACATTGCCCGCCTGACCCGCCTGCGTGAAGGCCTGCCCGGCATGGCGCGGCTGATTGTCGATGCCAACCAGGGCTGGAGCGAGGCCGATTGCCGGCGCCACCTGCCCGCGCTGCGGGACCTGGGCGTGTCGCTGATCGAACAGCCGCTGCCGGGCGACGATTACGAGGGCATGGCGCGGGTGGCGGCGCAAAGCCCGATCCCGCTGATGGTGGACGAGGCCGCCTTTACCCATCGCGAGATCGCCCGCGCCGGCGCGATGGGATGCGGCAGCGTCTATTCGCTGAAACTGGTCAAGAGCGGCGGGCTGATGGCGCTGGCCGAGGCCGCGCGGGTGGCCGAGGCCGCGGGCATGGAGCTTTATGGCGGCTGCCTGCTCGAAGGTTCGATCGGGGCGGCGGCGCATCTGGCGGTTTTCGCCAGCCTGCCGCGCCTGCCCTGGGGCTGCGAACATTTCGGCCCGCGCATGCACCGGCGCGAGATCGTCCGCGATCCGCTGCTGATCGAGGATTTCCACCTGCACCTGCCCACCGGGCCGGGGCTGGGCGTCGAACTGGACGAGGACGCGCTGGCCGAGTTCGCCCGCAGCGACTGA